TGTTGTGCAATTTATCGGACGAAAACAGTGATTTCCTAAAAGCAACCTCGTCAAATATCAGGCCACGTGAATGGATCGCTTCGAATCGACTTACTGCAGTTCTTCCGCAAAAAAAAAGGATGGTACACTTTCATGCACCATCCCCTTACAGCTATCTTCGCTGTTATTTAGACTCTTTCAGCACCATGTCAATGGTGATAGCGCCTGCAACGATCGCCATTTTATTCAGGTCTTCCGGACACTCCTGCGCGATTGTCACACGGTATTTGTCAGCAGTAGTGAACACTTCCTTGAACGCACCCGCCCATTTCTTGGTGATAGCGCCCAGTTCCCTGTCATTCTTATCTACTATCTTGAAATTCCATGCTTTCCAGTCACCCTTGATCTCTGCCAGTACTTCGTTATTGGCATCGAGGATATGAAACAGGGGTTTCATGAATTTAAACTTCTGTTTGATACCACCAACAGGCACACCATTCATATCACGGATCTC
The DNA window shown above is from Chitinophaga agri and carries:
- a CDS encoding phospholipid scramblase-related protein → MGQTKLPEFFQYDDFFIDEKVGLLKFANAYKVFNQDGQQIGNIRQEVPLFHKFLRLFLSKAIFPFTLNIADANEQVVASIHRGWTFWMSKIEIRDMNGVPVGGIKQKFKFMKPLFHILDANNEVLAEIKGDWKAWNFKIVDKNDRELGAITKKWAGAFKEVFTTADKYRVTIAQECPEDLNKMAIVAGAITIDMVLKESK